GGATAAACGTCATGCTGATCGATGCGAGCAGCGGAAGGGTGGTAGCGATGAGCATAAAGGCAATCAATTTGGTGCGTATACTGTAGTATTTGGACATCGGAACACCCCTTCTGGTTGCAGGTTAAGAGAGGACAATATTTTACCCCCAACTGTTCACAAGGGTCGGTGTTTCCCTCGGTGATAATGGGGTTTAATAGAAAAAGAGACCAATTTCATCCATCTATAGAAGGGGAGAACGATATGAAGCATCGCAAATCTTCACAGCTGTTACAGCAGCTTGTGTTCGTGGGTCCCTCCATCGTGTTTTTTATTCTCATCATCGTGGTCCCTTTCCTGCTTGGCATGGTGTATTCCTTCACGGATTGGAACGGGGTATCCGAGAACATTAATTGGGTAGGGTTTGATAACTTCGTGCATGTTTTTGCGAATGATCCCAAGTTCCAAACGGCGTTTTGGTTTACGGTGCGCTTCACCGTGGTTGGTGTGGTACTGACCAATGTGATTGGCTTTTTCCTGGCGTATTTCCTGACCAAACCGCTCAAGACGAGAAACATTCTGCGTACGATCTTTTTTATGCCTAACGTGATCGGTGGGTTGTTGCTCGGCTTTATCTGGCAGTTCATATTTGTGAAAGGGTTTTCAGCAGTAGGCGATGTGACCGGCTGGTCCTTCTTCAACCTTCCTTGGCTGGGAGACGAACCAACCGCCTTCTGGGGAATCGTGATTGTGTTTGTATGGCAGACTGCAGGATATCTGATGGTCATCTACATCTCATCTCTGACAAATGTATCCCCTGATCTGCTGGAAGCCGCCGAGATTGATGGCGCAAGTCGCTGGCAGGTACTGCGGAGCATCATTCTTCCGCTCATTATGCCGGGTGTAACGATCTGTCTGTTCCTAGCGATCTCCTGGTCGTTCAAAATGTTCGATCTCAATCTGTCACTGACCAAAGGTGGACCGTTCGGATCAACAGAGTCGGTTGCACTTAATATTTACAATGAAGCCTTTGTGAATAACAGATATGGCATCGGAACCGCCAAAGCACTCGTGTTCTTCGTAATCGTTGCCATCATCACCATGATTCAGGTACGTCTGACGAAGAGCAAGGAGGTAGAAGCCTAATGGAGACGACGAAAAATTACCGCTTCAGTACCATTTTTACCGAGATAGTCATGGTACTCCTTGGACTTTTATTCCTGGTTCCGTTTTACTTCCTGTTTGTGAATTCGGTCAAAACCTTCGGTGATCTGCTCACCAATTCGGCTGCTTGGCCGGAAGTATTTCAGTGGGGCAACTATGCTAACGCCTGGGAGAAAATTAACTTCCCGTCCGCGCTGATGAACTCGCTTATCGTTACGGTGGTCAGCAATCTGTTGCTTGTGCTGATCAGTTCCATGGCCGCGTACCGAATGGTCCGCAGCGATACCCGGTTCAACCGTATTTTGTTCGGCATGTTCATTGCCGCGATGGTGATTCCGTTCCAGTCTATCATGATTCCACTTGTTACTGTAACCAGTAATCTGGGATTGATCGACAGCCTTGGCGGTCTCATTATCTGTTATCTCGGTTTCGGAGCACCGATGTCTGTCTTCCTGTTCCACGGATTCGTGAAATCCGTCCCACTGGAGATTGAGGAAGCGGCCCGGGTGGATGGAAGCTCGGTCTACGGGGTGTTCTTCCGGATCGTATTTCCACTCATGAAACCGATGTATGTAACCGTCATCATTCTGAACACACTCTGGATCTGGAATGATTATCTGCTCCCATCCCTGATCCTGCAAAGCTCCAACCTACGTACGATCCCGATTGCCACCTTTGCACTCTTCGGTCAGTATACGAAGCAATGGGATCTAGCCTTGCCGGCACTTGTGCTCGGTATCATGCCGATCATTATCTTCTTCCTGCTGATGCAGAAGTACATCATTCAGGGGATTACGGCTGGATCAGTTAAAGGGTAAGTGCGAGGGAAGGGTCGCTGCCGGGATCAAGTTGCGCTTTCGGTCGCTGTTGCTCCTCGGTGGCCTGAATGTATTAGGGCAAGGAAGCCACCGAGTATCAAAGGCGAACGCTCCGCTCCTACAACGCATTCTTGATCCCTTTGCTCCCACCTCGCATGGAGGTGTGCAAAGGGAGTCATGCCCGTATAGCTTGGGCATAACTCCTGGGGAAAAGATTAATCAAGAGAAAAGACCAAGAAAGACGCTTGTATAGCCAGGAACTTCTTTTACAGAGTGATGGTATGCTCCTTTTTCAAGGCGCTAACGAATCCACCGCATCTTAATAGGTGGATAATCAAGGAATACAAATTGTAACGAACCTCAGTAACGTTATTTGGATGTAAAACGGCGTCAGAGCCCTAAAAATTGACCAAATCGACGAAATAGCGTCTCTGTGATTCGTTAGGCTGGAGATTTACGCAAATAGGTGCGAATAACGTGCGCTCGGTTCGTTAGAATGAAAACACGCTTCAAGGGAAGGTTATTCTGTCATCGGAGTGCCAGTGTAAATATTCATTAGTGGAACGGTTATACTGAAACTACTATAGGGAGAGTGTATGTATGAAAAGAATGACAAAGTTGACGTTGCTTATGCTGATTGCTTTTTCGGTAATGCTCGCGGGTTGTGGCAATGGGGACAAGAGTGGCAGTCCGGTCAACACGGATGCTCAAGGTGGTGGCGAGGCTGCTGCTGGAGATAAAACCATTAAGATCTTCCAATTCAAAGTCGAAATCGCGGAAGCGCTCAATCGTCTCAAAGCGGAATATGAATCCTCCCATCCAGGCGTCAAACTGGACATTCAAACTGTAGGTGGCGGCAGTGACTACGGTGCTGCACTGAAAGCCAAGTTTGCCGCAGGCGAACAACCGGACATTTTCAACGTAGGTGGTTATCGTGAATTGGATACATGGCTTGAATATCTGGAAGATCTGTCTGGAGAATCATGGGCCAAGGATGCACTCGAAGTAGCCAAAGAGCCAATGACCAAAGACGGCAAGCTCTACGGACAGCCGCTCGCGCTGGAGGGTTATGGTTTCATTTATAACAAAGACCTCTTCCAAAAAGCAGGTATTACCGAAATTCCAACGACACTGGAACAATTGGATCAAGCGGCACAGAAGCTTCAAGCCGCAGGCATTACCCCATTCTCTAACGGGTATCAGGAGTGGTGGGTGCTGGGCAATCATAACGTAAACGTCGCATTTGCAAATCAGGCAGATCCGGTGAAATTCATCCAAGGACTCAACGAAAGTACGGAGAAGATTCCTGGCAACCAAGTGTTCGCCGACTGGATCAACTTGCTCGACTTAACGCTGAAATACAGCAACAAAAACCCGCTGACAACCGACTATAATACACAAGTTACGTTGTTTGCGAGTGGAGAAGCGGCGATGATGCAGCAAGGGAACTGGACTCAAGTACAGATCGATGGAATCGATCCGGATCTGAATCTGGGTATTCTGCCGATGCCAATTAACAATGAACCAAATGACAAATTGTTTGTCGGCGTGCCGAACTATTGGGTTGTGAACAAGAATTCCCAAGTGAAACCGGAAGCAAAAGAGTTTTTGGAATGGCTCGTAACTTCGGATATCGGGAAACAATACATGACAAAAGAATTCAAATTCATCCCGGCGTTCAGTTCCATCACAGCATCCGAAGAGGATCTGGGTGACCTCGCCACAGAGATCATGAAGTATAGCCAGGAAAATAAAACACTCAGCTGGAACTTCAACCGCTTCCCTGAGGGGGTTCCACAAGAGTATGGCAGCACAATTCAGGCTTACGTTGCAGGCAAATCGGATAAAGCCGGATTGCTCGACGCATTGCAACAGAACTGGGATAGTCTGAAAAAATAATCCGGATCATGGACGGTATCCACAGGTTACCAAAAACGGCTCAGAAATTTTTGGATAGAAAAGTTAGTCTATCGGATATATAAGTCAATTGAAACAGGTTAGCCAGAAATCTTATTCTGGTTGGCCTGTTTTTGTTTTTCCAAGGAGTCAATAACGCTCTCTGAAAAGTTCAAAGTCACCTATATTCCTGAAATGTGGATAACCCGAAAGCAGTTTAACGATCTCATGACGTATTTAACACAGAGTTAATACTATATGTGGATATCCTGTGTGTATAACACTCTAAATGTGGACAAGTATGGAGTGGTTGGAGTGGGAGGTCCTCTTTTGTTAACAGAAATACTTGTTTTAAACTGACTAGTACTTTATAGTTCTAAATATGACAAATCCAAAAATGAACACGGGACCCGCCAA
This Paenibacillus xylanexedens DNA region includes the following protein-coding sequences:
- a CDS encoding ABC transporter substrate-binding protein translates to MKRMTKLTLLMLIAFSVMLAGCGNGDKSGSPVNTDAQGGGEAAAGDKTIKIFQFKVEIAEALNRLKAEYESSHPGVKLDIQTVGGGSDYGAALKAKFAAGEQPDIFNVGGYRELDTWLEYLEDLSGESWAKDALEVAKEPMTKDGKLYGQPLALEGYGFIYNKDLFQKAGITEIPTTLEQLDQAAQKLQAAGITPFSNGYQEWWVLGNHNVNVAFANQADPVKFIQGLNESTEKIPGNQVFADWINLLDLTLKYSNKNPLTTDYNTQVTLFASGEAAMMQQGNWTQVQIDGIDPDLNLGILPMPINNEPNDKLFVGVPNYWVVNKNSQVKPEAKEFLEWLVTSDIGKQYMTKEFKFIPAFSSITASEEDLGDLATEIMKYSQENKTLSWNFNRFPEGVPQEYGSTIQAYVAGKSDKAGLLDALQQNWDSLKK
- a CDS encoding carbohydrate ABC transporter permease, which gives rise to MKHRKSSQLLQQLVFVGPSIVFFILIIVVPFLLGMVYSFTDWNGVSENINWVGFDNFVHVFANDPKFQTAFWFTVRFTVVGVVLTNVIGFFLAYFLTKPLKTRNILRTIFFMPNVIGGLLLGFIWQFIFVKGFSAVGDVTGWSFFNLPWLGDEPTAFWGIVIVFVWQTAGYLMVIYISSLTNVSPDLLEAAEIDGASRWQVLRSIILPLIMPGVTICLFLAISWSFKMFDLNLSLTKGGPFGSTESVALNIYNEAFVNNRYGIGTAKALVFFVIVAIITMIQVRLTKSKEVEA
- a CDS encoding carbohydrate ABC transporter permease — its product is METTKNYRFSTIFTEIVMVLLGLLFLVPFYFLFVNSVKTFGDLLTNSAAWPEVFQWGNYANAWEKINFPSALMNSLIVTVVSNLLLVLISSMAAYRMVRSDTRFNRILFGMFIAAMVIPFQSIMIPLVTVTSNLGLIDSLGGLIICYLGFGAPMSVFLFHGFVKSVPLEIEEAARVDGSSVYGVFFRIVFPLMKPMYVTVIILNTLWIWNDYLLPSLILQSSNLRTIPIATFALFGQYTKQWDLALPALVLGIMPIIIFFLLMQKYIIQGITAGSVKG